A stretch of Geomonas oryzisoli DNA encodes these proteins:
- a CDS encoding response regulator: MGNENQRPAKVLVMDDDEMVRFVAGETLKRYGFEVEFANDGAQAVEIYHERHQTGDTFAAVILDLNIPGGMGGQEAMQRLLEIDPGAKGYVSSGRTDDPVMMNYRNYGFSGTIEKPYFYLNKQLMEEFSKTLRGTE; the protein is encoded by the coding sequence ATGGGAAATGAGAATCAACGGCCGGCCAAAGTACTGGTCATGGACGACGACGAGATGGTCCGGTTCGTAGCGGGGGAAACCCTGAAGCGCTACGGTTTCGAGGTGGAGTTCGCCAACGACGGCGCCCAGGCCGTGGAGATTTACCATGAGCGGCACCAAACCGGCGACACCTTCGCCGCCGTGATCCTGGACCTCAACATCCCGGGCGGCATGGGAGGACAGGAGGCGATGCAACGCCTGCTCGAGATAGACCCCGGCGCCAAGGGGTACGTCTCCAGCGGCCGCACCGACGACCCGGTCATGATGAATTACCGCAACTACGGCTTCAGCGGCACCATCGAGAAGCCCTATTTCTACCTGAACAAGCAGCTGATGGAAGAGTTCAGCAAGACCCTGCGCGGCACCGAGTAA
- the ybaK gene encoding Cys-tRNA(Pro) deacylase, whose product MAKVKSPVTAAIRVLRQAGVTFGEHPYQYEEKGGTAVSARELGVDEHSVIKTLIMEDETRAPLVVLMHGDLQVSTKELARAIGVKSVTPCTPDTANRHSGYMVGGTSPFGTRKQMPVYIEESILELPLVYINGGSRGFLVSLPPSELQRVLKPIPVKVGI is encoded by the coding sequence ATGGCCAAGGTGAAGTCGCCGGTCACGGCCGCCATCCGGGTACTGCGGCAGGCGGGAGTTACCTTCGGCGAGCATCCCTACCAATACGAGGAGAAGGGCGGCACCGCCGTTTCGGCGCGCGAGCTGGGCGTCGACGAACACAGCGTCATCAAGACCCTGATCATGGAGGACGAGACCCGCGCGCCGCTCGTGGTGCTGATGCACGGCGACCTGCAGGTTTCCACCAAGGAGCTGGCCCGCGCCATCGGCGTCAAGAGCGTCACCCCCTGCACCCCCGACACCGCCAACCGGCATTCCGGCTACATGGTGGGAGGGACCTCTCCCTTCGGCACCAGGAAGCAGATGCCGGTCTACATCGAGGAGAGCATCCTCGAACTCCCCCTCGTCTACATCAACGGCGGCAGCCGCGGCTTCCTGGTTTCGCTGCCTCCCTCCGAGCTGCAGCGGGTGCTGAAGCCGATCCCGGTCAAGGTGGGGATCTAG
- a CDS encoding SIR2 family NAD-dependent protein deacylase: MAADLAPVFRAAAEAVAGAQALVVTAGAGMGVDSGLPDFRGDTGFWRAYPLYQRLGISFVDAANPEHFEHDPAFGWGFYGHRTNLYRATVPHAGFALLRDWAARYGLDLFVATSNVDGQFQKAGFPEQAVLEFHGSIHHLQCTGPCCDRIWDNREAFRIDEETMRADHVPLCPRCGRAARPNILMFGDYAWIGDRTQRQQEHFRQFLSRHLGRRITVVELGAGTAIPTVRAASERIGSLSGARVIRINPREPQIRQPHLSLPCGAVEGLSGIERMLRLAAT, translated from the coding sequence GTGGCGGCCGATCTCGCCCCCGTGTTCAGGGCCGCGGCCGAGGCAGTCGCCGGCGCGCAGGCACTCGTCGTTACCGCGGGCGCCGGCATGGGGGTCGATTCCGGACTCCCCGATTTCCGCGGCGACACCGGCTTCTGGCGCGCCTATCCCCTGTACCAGCGGCTCGGCATCAGCTTCGTCGACGCCGCCAACCCCGAGCACTTCGAACACGATCCGGCCTTCGGCTGGGGCTTCTACGGCCACCGCACCAACCTCTACCGCGCCACGGTTCCCCATGCGGGCTTCGCGCTCCTGCGCGACTGGGCCGCGCGCTATGGCCTCGACCTGTTCGTGGCCACCTCCAACGTGGACGGGCAGTTCCAGAAGGCCGGCTTTCCGGAGCAGGCAGTACTCGAGTTCCACGGCTCCATTCACCACCTGCAGTGCACCGGCCCCTGCTGCGACCGGATCTGGGACAACCGGGAAGCGTTCCGGATCGATGAGGAAACGATGCGCGCCGACCACGTGCCGCTTTGTCCCCGCTGCGGCCGGGCGGCGCGCCCCAACATCCTCATGTTCGGCGACTACGCCTGGATCGGCGACCGCACCCAAAGGCAGCAGGAGCACTTCCGGCAGTTCCTGTCCCGCCACTTAGGCAGGCGCATCACGGTCGTCGAACTGGGCGCCGGGACCGCCATCCCCACCGTGCGTGCCGCCAGCGAGCGGATCGGCTCCCTCTCCGGCGCGCGGGTCATCCGCATCAACCCGCGTGAGCCGCAGATCCGGCAGCCGCACCTCTCCCTTCCCTGCGGCGCCGTGGAGGGGTTGAGCGGCATAGAACGGATGCTGCGCTTGGCTGCCACCTGA
- the dusB gene encoding tRNA dihydrouridine synthase DusB: MQNTVAIGSLTLKNRVFLAPMAGITNLPMRIIAREGGASLTFTEMVSVNGLTREGRKSFDLLKTTPEDRPIGMQLFGDEPEMLAEAARLVEGYGELIDINMGCPVKKVVGTGAGSALMKDPAKVGRIVRCVRKATSLPFTVKIRTGWVCGDDTFLEVGRIAQEEGCDAITLHPRSRAQMFEGKANWAKLAELKSALKIPVIGSGDLFSADDVVRMFRETGCDAVMVARGAMGNPWLFREALALMAGEVPVPPTVAERLAVARRHFELFTEFEGGRVALMEMRKHLAWYSKGLPGAAQFRAAVNRIEHAAELVGAMEEFFNG, translated from the coding sequence ATGCAAAACACGGTGGCCATCGGCTCCCTTACCTTGAAGAATCGGGTATTTCTGGCCCCTATGGCCGGCATCACCAACCTCCCCATGCGCATCATCGCGCGCGAGGGGGGCGCCTCCCTCACCTTTACCGAGATGGTCAGCGTCAACGGCCTGACCAGGGAGGGGCGCAAGAGTTTCGACCTGCTGAAGACGACCCCCGAGGACCGTCCCATCGGGATGCAGCTCTTCGGCGACGAGCCGGAGATGCTGGCCGAGGCGGCGCGGCTGGTCGAGGGATACGGCGAGCTGATCGACATCAACATGGGCTGCCCGGTGAAGAAGGTGGTCGGCACCGGCGCCGGCAGCGCGCTGATGAAGGACCCGGCCAAGGTGGGACGCATCGTCCGTTGCGTGCGCAAGGCGACCTCGCTCCCCTTTACCGTGAAGATCCGGACCGGCTGGGTCTGCGGCGACGATACCTTTCTCGAGGTGGGGCGCATCGCACAGGAAGAAGGGTGCGACGCCATCACCCTGCACCCCAGGAGCCGGGCCCAGATGTTCGAGGGGAAGGCGAACTGGGCCAAGCTTGCTGAACTGAAGAGTGCCCTGAAGATCCCGGTGATCGGCAGCGGCGATCTCTTCAGCGCGGACGACGTGGTCCGCATGTTCCGGGAGACCGGTTGCGATGCGGTGATGGTCGCCCGCGGCGCGATGGGGAATCCCTGGCTGTTCCGGGAGGCGCTCGCCCTTATGGCAGGCGAGGTCCCGGTGCCGCCGACGGTGGCGGAACGACTTGCGGTTGCCCGCAGGCATTTCGAGCTCTTCACGGAGTTCGAGGGGGGCAGAGTGGCCCTGATGGAGATGCGCAAGCATCTCGCCTGGTACTCAAAGGGGCTTCCGGGAGCCGCACAGTTCCGTGCCGCGGTGAACCGGATCGAGCATGCTGCCGAGCTTGTCGGGGCGATGGAGGAGTTCTTTAATGGCTG